Proteins from a single region of Labedella gwakjiensis:
- a CDS encoding alpha-E domain-containing protein, translated as MLSRIAESLFWIGRYIERSDGTARILDVHLQLLLEDPWIDENSACHSLLSVMGSDHDNDVPLTREDVLRRLAVDRTHPSSIAYSITAARENARRAREIVSSELWECLNTTRTRMPRRVDADQVHSFFRWVRERSALAVGIVDSATSRDDAWRFFTLGRSIERADMTARLLATRSLTEASGPSWTTILRSCGAYEAYLRTYRGVPSATNAAEFLLLDRLFPRSIMFSIIEGLECVRELEPRSDRVGVSGQSQRLLGQIRSELEYTPITQILEDLPRHMDNVQRATLETSEAVRQRFFPTQAEPSWIGENA; from the coding sequence ATGCTGAGCCGCATCGCCGAGAGCCTGTTCTGGATCGGACGCTACATCGAGCGCAGCGACGGCACGGCCCGCATCCTCGACGTGCACCTCCAGCTCCTCCTCGAGGACCCGTGGATCGACGAGAACTCGGCCTGCCACTCGCTCCTCAGCGTGATGGGCAGCGACCACGACAACGACGTGCCGCTCACGCGGGAGGACGTGCTCCGCCGACTGGCCGTCGATCGCACGCACCCCTCGTCGATCGCGTACTCGATCACGGCGGCACGCGAGAACGCCAGGCGAGCCCGCGAGATCGTGTCGAGCGAGCTGTGGGAGTGCCTCAACACCACCCGCACGCGCATGCCGCGACGCGTGGACGCCGACCAGGTGCACTCGTTCTTCCGGTGGGTGCGCGAACGCTCGGCGCTCGCCGTGGGCATCGTGGACTCGGCGACGAGCCGCGACGACGCCTGGCGCTTCTTCACCCTCGGGCGCAGCATCGAGCGCGCGGACATGACGGCCCGGCTGCTCGCCACACGGTCCCTCACGGAGGCCTCGGGTCCTTCGTGGACCACAATCCTCCGCTCGTGCGGTGCCTACGAGGCGTACCTGCGCACGTACCGCGGCGTGCCGAGCGCCACGAACGCGGCCGAGTTCCTGCTGCTCGATCGGCTGTTCCCGCGCTCGATCATGTTCTCGATCATCGAAGGCCTGGAGTGCGTGCGCGAGCTCGAGCCGCGATCCGACCGCGTCGGGGTCTCCGGGCAGTCGCAGCGGCTGCTCGGTCAGATCCGCAGCGAGCTCGAGTACACCCCGATCACGCAGATCCTGGAGGACCTGCCCCGCCACATGGACAACGTGCAGCGGGCCACGCTCGAGACGTCGGAGGCCGTGCGTCAGCGGTTCTTCCCGACGCAGGCGGAGCCGAGCTGGATCGGGGAGAACGCATGA
- a CDS encoding ABC transporter permease, producing the protein MPTPSTTTPTGSVSPPTDDAGPGPFRRALSAVGVQNVSLLMAIALVVAIIGSQNPLFFTVANLRVIGTAVAISGLLAIVQTIVIILGALDISVGSIAGLTSVTSAMIFSVTGTAALGVGGAILIGVVCGLVNGCIIVFGRVNPVIATLATLAAYKGVAQLVSDGRAQGYTGADPFFVFLARGSIAGVPTLIWVLIVIAILAHIVLRYTTIGRNIYAVGGNDVASRLAGIDINRYILGVYMVTGAVAAIAGLLITARTGSGQPVSGSEGLELEAITAAALGGAALKGGKGTIAGTILAVILLGILTNGMTLLGVNSFWQNVAKGGLLVVAVIIQQLRSGERRVGLPG; encoded by the coding sequence GTGCCCACCCCCTCGACCACCACCCCGACCGGTTCGGTCAGCCCGCCGACGGACGACGCCGGCCCCGGCCCGTTCCGGCGCGCGCTGTCCGCCGTCGGCGTGCAGAACGTCTCCCTCCTCATGGCGATCGCCCTCGTGGTCGCGATCATCGGTTCGCAGAACCCGCTCTTCTTCACCGTCGCGAACCTGCGCGTGATCGGCACGGCCGTCGCGATCTCCGGGCTCCTCGCGATCGTGCAGACGATCGTGATCATCCTCGGTGCCCTCGACATCTCCGTCGGCTCGATCGCGGGGCTCACGTCGGTGACCTCCGCGATGATCTTCTCCGTCACCGGCACGGCCGCGCTCGGCGTGGGCGGGGCGATCCTCATCGGCGTGGTGTGTGGCCTCGTGAACGGCTGCATCATCGTCTTCGGCCGCGTGAACCCGGTGATCGCGACGCTCGCGACCCTCGCCGCCTACAAGGGCGTCGCGCAGCTCGTCTCCGACGGCCGAGCGCAGGGCTACACCGGGGCCGACCCGTTCTTCGTCTTCCTCGCCCGGGGCAGCATCGCCGGAGTCCCCACGCTCATCTGGGTGCTCATCGTCATCGCGATCCTCGCGCACATCGTGCTGCGCTACACGACGATCGGCCGCAACATCTACGCGGTCGGCGGCAACGACGTGGCGTCGCGCCTCGCGGGTATCGACATCAACCGCTACATCCTCGGCGTGTACATGGTGACGGGCGCCGTGGCCGCGATCGCCGGTCTCCTCATCACCGCGCGCACCGGGTCGGGTCAGCCCGTGTCCGGCTCGGAGGGCCTCGAGCTCGAGGCGATCACCGCCGCGGCGCTGGGTGGCGCGGCGCTCAAGGGCGGCAAGGGCACGATCGCCGGCACGATCCTCGCGGTCATCCTGCTCGGGATCCTCACGAACGGTATGACCCTGCTCGGGGTGAACAGCTTCTGGCAGAACGTCGCGAAGGGCGGCCTGCTCGTCGTCGCCGTGATCATCCAGCAGCTGCGCTCCGGCGAGCGGCGGGTGGGGCTCCCCGGCTGA
- a CDS encoding SDR family oxidoreductase produces the protein MTTAPTPIVVTGATGPLGRHIVESLITRGVAAGDIVAVGRNEEKLADLAGTGVRTAVADYADRASLDAALAGAGTLVLVSGSEVGQRVQQHTNAIDAAVAAGVSRIVYTSAPKATTSALILAPEHKATEEYLAQAGVATTILRNSWYTENYAADVDRSAESGVLVSSTGDGRVASASRADYAEAVAAVLTSDGHEGAVYELSGDVAWTYADLAAAITEITGKPVEWKNVSSEEHVAILTGAGLDEGTAGFVSALDGNIRDGLLAETSGDLSRLIGRPTTPLVEGLRTATGR, from the coding sequence ATGACCACCGCACCCACCCCCATCGTCGTCACCGGCGCCACCGGCCCGCTCGGCCGCCACATCGTCGAGTCGCTCATCACCCGCGGTGTCGCGGCGGGCGACATCGTCGCGGTGGGCCGCAACGAGGAGAAGCTCGCCGACCTCGCGGGCACCGGAGTGCGCACGGCCGTCGCCGACTACGCCGACCGCGCCTCCCTCGATGCCGCACTCGCCGGTGCAGGAACGCTCGTGCTCGTCTCCGGCAGCGAGGTGGGTCAGCGCGTGCAGCAGCACACCAATGCGATCGACGCGGCCGTCGCCGCCGGCGTCTCGCGCATCGTCTACACGAGCGCCCCCAAGGCGACGACCTCCGCGCTCATCCTCGCGCCCGAGCACAAGGCCACGGAGGAGTACCTCGCGCAGGCCGGCGTCGCCACGACGATCCTGCGGAACTCCTGGTACACCGAGAACTACGCAGCCGACGTGGACCGCTCCGCCGAGTCGGGCGTCCTCGTCTCGAGCACGGGAGACGGCCGCGTCGCGAGCGCGAGCCGCGCCGACTACGCCGAGGCCGTCGCCGCCGTGCTCACCTCCGACGGGCACGAGGGTGCGGTCTACGAGCTCTCGGGAGACGTCGCCTGGACGTACGCCGACCTCGCCGCCGCGATCACCGAGATCACCGGCAAGCCGGTGGAGTGGAAGAACGTCTCCAGCGAGGAGCACGTCGCCATCCTCACCGGCGCCGGCCTCGACGAGGGAACAGCCGGCTTCGTGTCGGCGCTCGACGGCAACATCCGCGACGGACTGCTCGCCGAGACGAGCGGGGACCTCTCGCGCCTCATCGGTCGTCCGACGACCCCGCTCGTCGAGGGGCTGCGCACCGCGACCGGCCGCTGA
- a CDS encoding aldo/keto reductase: protein MTTSSTPLVPIGRSDVRVFPLALGGNVFGWTADRDTSFAILDAFTDGGGNLVDTADGYSHWVPGHTGGESETLIGEWIARTGRRDDLVIATKVSTNPQFAGLAPENVRAAADASLARLGTDVIDVYYAHFDDDSVPLEDTVAAFSGLVDAGKIRTIAVSNYTAERIDEWMAITEANGFHAPVALQPHYNLVEREFEGALRERAERFDLGVFPYFALAKGFLTGKYRGGAVVDSPRAGGAAEYLNARGDAVIEALDVVAEAHGASLATVALAWLREQPTVVAPIASASRLEQLPDLLASATLELTPAELASLSAASAS, encoded by the coding sequence ATGACGACCTCTTCCACTCCCCTCGTTCCCATCGGCCGCTCCGACGTCCGCGTCTTCCCGCTCGCGCTCGGCGGCAACGTCTTCGGCTGGACGGCCGACCGCGACACGTCCTTCGCGATCCTCGACGCGTTCACCGACGGCGGCGGCAACCTCGTCGACACGGCGGACGGCTACTCCCACTGGGTGCCTGGCCACACGGGAGGGGAGTCGGAGACGCTCATCGGCGAGTGGATCGCGCGTACCGGTCGCCGCGACGACCTCGTGATCGCCACCAAGGTGAGCACCAACCCGCAGTTCGCCGGCCTCGCACCCGAGAACGTGCGTGCTGCCGCGGACGCGTCGCTCGCCCGCCTCGGGACCGACGTGATCGACGTCTACTACGCCCACTTCGACGACGACTCCGTCCCCCTCGAGGACACGGTCGCGGCGTTCTCCGGTCTCGTCGACGCGGGCAAGATCCGCACGATCGCGGTCTCCAACTACACGGCTGAGCGCATCGACGAGTGGATGGCGATCACGGAGGCGAACGGGTTCCACGCTCCCGTCGCGCTTCAGCCGCACTACAACCTCGTGGAGCGCGAGTTCGAGGGCGCCCTGCGCGAGCGCGCCGAGCGCTTCGACCTCGGCGTCTTCCCGTACTTCGCGCTCGCGAAGGGCTTCCTCACGGGCAAGTACCGCGGCGGCGCCGTGGTGGACAGCCCGCGCGCCGGCGGCGCTGCCGAGTACCTGAACGCGCGCGGCGACGCGGTGATCGAGGCGCTCGACGTGGTCGCAGAGGCGCACGGCGCGAGTCTCGCGACGGTCGCCCTCGCGTGGCTTCGCGAGCAGCCCACGGTGGTGGCGCCGATCGCGAGCGCGAGCCGCCTGGAGCAGCTGCCCGACCTGCTCGCCTCGGCGACGCTCGAGCTCACCCCCGCCGAGCTCGCCTCCCTCTCCGCCGCCTCCGCCTCCTGA
- a CDS encoding histidine phosphatase family protein → MRLLLIRHGETPDNVSGSLGTVIPGPGLTPLGSLQAAAVPPALEGEQIDAIYVSRMVRTHLTAAPLAATLGIEPVELPGIHEISAGRLEGRSDLEAVYEYMGTLLSWWTDPEARVGESGTEFFARFGADVERIAAEHDGTVALFSHGAAIRAWSANAAGNLDADNTRDRALANTAMVVLEGSPSGGWECVSWHDDPLGGTQLEDETAPDPTGEAL, encoded by the coding sequence ATGCGACTCCTGCTCATCCGTCACGGCGAGACCCCCGACAATGTGAGCGGCTCGCTCGGCACCGTCATCCCCGGTCCCGGGCTCACCCCGCTCGGCAGCCTCCAGGCCGCGGCGGTGCCGCCGGCGCTCGAGGGTGAGCAGATCGATGCGATCTACGTGTCGCGCATGGTGCGCACGCACCTCACGGCCGCGCCTCTCGCCGCGACTCTCGGCATCGAGCCCGTGGAGCTCCCGGGTATCCACGAGATCAGCGCCGGCCGGCTCGAGGGGCGCTCCGACCTGGAGGCCGTCTACGAGTACATGGGCACGCTGCTGTCGTGGTGGACCGACCCGGAGGCGCGCGTCGGCGAGAGCGGCACGGAGTTCTTCGCGCGATTCGGCGCCGACGTCGAACGGATCGCGGCCGAGCACGACGGCACGGTCGCCCTCTTCAGCCACGGTGCGGCGATCCGCGCGTGGAGCGCGAACGCGGCGGGCAACCTCGACGCGGACAACACCCGCGATCGTGCCCTCGCGAACACCGCGATGGTCGTGCTCGAGGGCTCGCCGTCGGGCGGCTGGGAGTGCGTCTCGTGGCACGACGACCCGCTCGGCGGCACGCAGCTCGAGGACGAGACGGCGCCCGACCCCACGGGCGAGGCCCTCTAG
- a CDS encoding VOC family protein, with amino-acid sequence MSLFITCPVKSVDRATAFYTALGWTRNAEMSDHNVSCFAIAPEQYVMLGSREMYASVGGVDDLIGGPETPSKVTVSFDLGSREAVDELVERAGAAGGRIGDTDDYPFMYQRQFDDPDGYHYSPFWMKPEADQTA; translated from the coding sequence ATGAGCCTCTTCATCACCTGCCCGGTCAAGAGCGTCGACCGCGCCACCGCCTTCTACACCGCCCTCGGGTGGACCCGCAACGCCGAGATGTCCGACCACAACGTGTCCTGCTTCGCGATCGCACCCGAGCAGTACGTCATGCTCGGCAGTCGCGAGATGTACGCGAGCGTCGGGGGTGTCGACGATCTGATCGGCGGACCCGAGACCCCCTCCAAGGTCACGGTCTCGTTCGACCTCGGCAGCCGGGAGGCCGTCGACGAACTCGTCGAACGCGCCGGTGCCGCCGGCGGTCGGATCGGCGACACCGACGACTACCCCTTCATGTACCAGCGTCAGTTCGACGACCCCGACGGCTACCACTATTCGCCGTTCTGGATGAAGCCGGAAGCCGACCAGACCGCGTGA
- a CDS encoding amidohydrolase family protein, protein MTIIDAHLHVWDTARLDYAWLRDEPHIDRPMGFAELAAERKPSPQHVDGLVFVQADCRPDQAIAEVEWVTSVAADGPIVGIVAFAPLEDGDAVSAHLDELKEHELVVGVRRLLQSEPVGFSASDGFRTGVRLLAQRDLTFDACVTHDQIDDVTALADATPGLRIVLDHLGKPDAAHPESLGAWRSSLVDLARRSNTTCKISGLPPQLGDGDWTPATIRPWLDTALEAFGADRLLFGSDWPASSGHTTYDRWLDAVLEWSTPLSEDERESLFSGTAVRTYGLDTP, encoded by the coding sequence ATGACGATCATCGACGCGCACCTGCACGTGTGGGACACCGCCCGCCTCGACTACGCCTGGCTCCGCGACGAGCCGCACATCGACCGCCCCATGGGCTTCGCCGAGCTCGCGGCCGAGCGGAAGCCATCGCCGCAGCACGTGGACGGCCTCGTGTTCGTGCAGGCCGACTGCCGCCCCGATCAGGCGATCGCCGAGGTGGAGTGGGTCACCTCCGTCGCGGCCGACGGCCCGATCGTGGGCATCGTCGCGTTCGCCCCGCTCGAGGACGGCGACGCCGTCTCGGCGCATCTCGACGAGCTCAAGGAACACGAGCTCGTCGTCGGCGTGCGGCGCCTCCTGCAGTCCGAGCCGGTCGGCTTCTCGGCGTCGGACGGCTTCCGCACCGGCGTACGGCTGCTCGCCCAGCGGGATCTCACCTTCGACGCGTGCGTCACGCACGACCAGATCGACGACGTGACGGCCCTGGCCGACGCGACCCCTGGCCTCCGCATCGTGCTCGACCACCTCGGCAAGCCGGATGCGGCACACCCCGAGTCGCTCGGGGCGTGGCGATCATCGCTCGTCGATCTCGCGCGCCGCTCGAACACGACGTGCAAGATCTCCGGGCTGCCCCCGCAGCTGGGAGACGGGGACTGGACGCCGGCCACCATCCGGCCGTGGCTCGACACCGCCCTCGAGGCCTTCGGCGCCGATCGGCTCCTGTTCGGCAGCGACTGGCCCGCGTCGAGCGGCCACACCACCTACGACCGCTGGCTCGACGCGGTGCTCGAGTGGTCCACTCCCCTCTCGGAGGACGAACGCGAGTCGCTCTTCTCCGGCACCGCCGTGCGAACGTACGGCCTCGACACACCCTGA
- a CDS encoding winged helix-turn-helix transcriptional regulator has translation MSDLAAALDVVGARWALLIVERLLDGPQRYGDLQRDLGVPTNILATRLRELEAAGVLSRLPLRHNTRAYVLTDRGLALRVAIEALGRWGAERA, from the coding sequence GTGAGCGACCTCGCGGCGGCCCTCGACGTCGTCGGGGCGCGGTGGGCTCTGCTCATCGTGGAGCGCTTGCTCGACGGGCCGCAGCGTTACGGCGACCTGCAGCGCGACCTGGGAGTGCCGACGAACATCCTCGCGACCCGCCTACGGGAACTGGAGGCAGCCGGCGTGCTGTCCCGGCTGCCCCTCCGGCACAACACCCGCGCCTACGTGCTCACCGATCGCGGGCTCGCTCTGCGCGTCGCGATCGAGGCCCTCGGGCGATGGGGTGCCGAGCGGGCCTAG
- a CDS encoding winged helix-turn-helix transcriptional regulator — protein sequence MILGGLLSGPGTTDGVFPAACPTRVVLDHVTSKWGVLVMVALAERSLRWGELRRGVEGISEKMLAQTLKLLEQDGFVLREAQPTIPPRVDYSLTPLGRDLADRLLPLVSWIADNSSRILPTP from the coding sequence ATTATTCTCGGCGGGCTCCTCTCGGGTCCCGGAACCACGGACGGCGTCTTCCCCGCGGCCTGCCCCACGCGGGTGGTGCTCGATCACGTCACGAGCAAGTGGGGCGTGCTCGTGATGGTCGCGCTCGCCGAGCGTTCTCTCCGCTGGGGCGAGCTGCGTCGCGGCGTCGAGGGGATCAGCGAGAAGATGCTCGCGCAGACGCTCAAGCTGCTCGAGCAGGACGGCTTCGTGCTGCGCGAGGCGCAGCCCACGATTCCGCCGCGCGTCGACTACAGCCTCACGCCGCTCGGCCGCGACCTCGCCGACCGCCTGCTCCCGCTCGTCTCGTGGATCGCGGACAACTCCTCCCGCATCCTCCCTACCCCATAA
- a CDS encoding circularly permuted type 2 ATP-grasp protein: MGDLFDGYGATLAPRKTVKGVPPWDEMFEHGASPGGEASARAGYRDIYNSLAAMTQEELRGRTDALASSYLAQGVTFDFAGEERPFPLDAVPRVIEQGEWTGVEAGIKQRVRALEAFLSDVYGRQNAVRDGIIPASLISSSQHFHRQAAGITSANGVRIHVSGIDLIRDENGELRVLEDNVRVPSGVSYVISNRRVMAQTLPELFVSMKVRPVGDYPNKLLQALRASAPNGVEDPNVVVLTPGVYNSAYFEHTLLARLMGVELVEGRDLFCAGGKVFMRTTSGPQRVDVIYRRVDDEFLDPLQFRADSMLGSPGLMLAARLGNVTIANAVGNGVADDKLVYTYVPDLVRYYLGEEPLLKNVDTWRLEEPGALEEVLDRLDELVVKPVDGSGGKGLVVGPDASPKELDELRTRLTADPRGWIAQPVVMLSTIPTLVEDGMRPRHADLRPFAVNDGNDVWVLPGGLTRVALPEGQLVVNSSQGGGSKDTWIVGAAEHRGVPEDSPHDIQGLVADQATVTQAIPIIYADQPEPEHSPYDKPSRSGQAEQQQQTHTPESPQQHSPYEGPGARQAEQQQQSRESVGTNGTEGDAC, from the coding sequence ATGGGAGACCTTTTCGACGGATACGGCGCCACTCTCGCGCCCCGGAAGACCGTCAAGGGCGTACCGCCGTGGGACGAGATGTTCGAACACGGGGCCTCCCCGGGTGGCGAAGCATCGGCCCGCGCCGGCTACCGCGACATCTACAACTCGCTCGCCGCCATGACGCAGGAGGAGCTCCGCGGACGCACCGACGCCCTCGCGAGTTCGTACCTCGCCCAGGGGGTGACGTTCGACTTCGCCGGCGAGGAGCGGCCCTTCCCGCTCGACGCCGTGCCGCGCGTGATCGAACAGGGCGAGTGGACGGGCGTCGAGGCCGGCATCAAGCAGCGCGTCCGTGCGCTCGAGGCCTTCCTCTCCGACGTCTACGGTCGTCAGAACGCAGTGCGCGACGGCATCATCCCCGCGAGCCTCATCTCCTCGTCCCAGCACTTCCACCGCCAGGCGGCCGGCATCACGAGCGCGAACGGCGTGCGCATCCACGTCTCGGGCATCGACCTCATCCGGGACGAGAACGGTGAGCTCCGCGTTCTCGAGGACAACGTGCGCGTGCCGAGCGGCGTCAGCTACGTCATCTCGAACCGACGGGTCATGGCGCAGACGCTTCCGGAGCTCTTCGTCTCGATGAAGGTCCGCCCCGTCGGCGACTACCCCAACAAGCTCCTGCAGGCGCTCCGAGCGAGCGCGCCGAACGGCGTCGAGGATCCGAACGTCGTCGTCCTCACCCCCGGCGTCTACAACTCGGCGTACTTCGAGCACACGCTGCTCGCGCGCCTCATGGGTGTGGAGCTCGTGGAGGGCCGTGACCTCTTCTGCGCCGGCGGCAAGGTGTTCATGCGCACCACGAGCGGCCCGCAGCGCGTCGACGTGATCTACCGTCGGGTCGACGACGAGTTCCTCGACCCGCTGCAGTTCCGCGCCGACTCGATGCTCGGCTCGCCCGGCCTCATGCTCGCGGCGCGACTCGGCAATGTCACGATCGCGAACGCCGTGGGCAACGGCGTGGCCGACGACAAGCTCGTCTACACGTACGTGCCGGATCTGGTCCGCTACTACCTCGGGGAGGAGCCGCTCCTCAAGAACGTCGACACCTGGCGTCTCGAGGAGCCGGGTGCCCTCGAGGAGGTGCTCGACCGGCTCGACGAGCTCGTCGTGAAGCCCGTCGACGGCTCCGGGGGCAAGGGCCTCGTGGTGGGGCCGGACGCCTCGCCGAAGGAGCTCGACGAGCTCCGCACACGACTGACGGCCGACCCGCGCGGCTGGATCGCCCAGCCGGTGGTCATGCTCTCGACGATCCCGACACTCGTGGAGGACGGGATGCGTCCGCGTCACGCCGACCTGCGTCCCTTCGCCGTCAACGACGGGAACGACGTATGGGTGCTGCCCGGCGGCCTCACCCGCGTGGCGCTCCCGGAGGGTCAGCTCGTCGTTAACTCCAGCCAGGGCGGCGGATCGAAGGACACATGGATCGTCGGAGCTGCCGAGCACCGCGGCGTTCCGGAGGACTCCCCGCACGACATCCAGGGCCTCGTCGCCGATCAGGCCACGGTGACCCAGGCGATCCCGATCATCTACGCCGATCAGCCGGAACCCGAGCACTCACCGTACGACAAGCCGAGTCGTTCCGGGCAGGCGGAGCAGCAGCAGCAGACGCACACGCCCGAGTCGCCGCAGCAGCATTCGCCCTACGAAGGACCGGGCGCGAGACAGGCCGAACAGCAGCAGCAGTCGCGCGAGAGCGTCGGCACGAACGGGACGGAGGGCGACGCATGCTGA
- a CDS encoding GNAT family N-acetyltransferase, which yields MESRTATEDDVDAIVALVAHAYRGTGGEPGWTTEAHLFTGPRADAALVRETMRSPGNTLIVAEDHGTVVGCCTVTDQGETDQGRTAYFGLFAVSPNVQGAGLGKALLAEAERVAREVLGATAMIMTVISTRDDLLAWYERRGYRRTGEITPFPAEHAVFLRPGVVVELETLAKQLGGTTVIHGTDDPSRALG from the coding sequence GTGGAATCGAGGACGGCAACCGAAGACGATGTCGACGCGATCGTGGCGCTCGTCGCCCACGCCTACCGCGGCACGGGTGGCGAACCCGGGTGGACGACGGAGGCGCACCTCTTCACGGGGCCGCGTGCCGATGCGGCCCTCGTCCGCGAGACGATGCGGTCCCCGGGGAACACGCTCATCGTCGCCGAGGACCACGGCACGGTCGTCGGGTGCTGCACCGTGACCGATCAGGGAGAGACGGATCAGGGCCGCACCGCCTATTTCGGCCTGTTCGCCGTGTCGCCGAACGTCCAGGGCGCAGGTCTCGGAAAGGCGCTGCTCGCGGAGGCCGAGCGCGTCGCCCGGGAGGTGCTCGGTGCGACCGCCATGATCATGACCGTCATCAGCACGCGGGACGATCTCCTCGCCTGGTACGAGCGCCGCGGCTACAGGCGCACTGGCGAGATCACCCCGTTCCCGGCGGAGCACGCGGTGTTCCTCCGCCCGGGGGTCGTCGTCGAGCTCGAGACCCTCGCGAAGCAGCTCGGCGGCACGACCGTCATCCACGGCACCGATGACCCGTCCAGGGCGCTCGGATAA
- a CDS encoding transglutaminase family protein, protein MKRLRIVHRTGFTYQGHVQTSYNEARMLPSTTDGQFVLEAGIQIDPPASQNVYTDYFGSKVTAFEVLTKHSELSLTASSLVEVRPRPHHDSGITWEQLDQLVRRSVETVEQSEQTHRTAPPEDLLELAREVRERHETPYGAALEIAETIGRAVEYVQGVTGVQTTAADAWSKKHGVCQDITHITLGALRSIGIPARYVSGYLHPRPDAPIGETVTGESHAWVEWFSGSWHGYDPTNLIEIGDRHVLVGRGRDYRDVAPLRGVYAGPFTSSLFVRVEITRES, encoded by the coding sequence ATGAAACGGCTACGGATCGTTCACCGCACGGGCTTCACCTACCAAGGGCACGTGCAGACGTCGTACAACGAGGCGCGCATGCTGCCGTCGACGACCGATGGGCAGTTCGTCCTGGAGGCGGGGATCCAGATCGATCCGCCCGCCAGCCAGAACGTGTATACCGACTACTTCGGCTCCAAGGTGACGGCGTTCGAGGTGCTCACGAAGCACAGCGAGCTGTCGCTCACGGCGTCGAGTCTCGTCGAGGTCCGCCCGCGGCCGCATCACGACAGCGGCATCACGTGGGAGCAGCTCGATCAGCTCGTACGGCGCAGCGTCGAGACGGTGGAGCAGAGCGAGCAGACGCATCGCACGGCGCCGCCTGAGGATCTCCTCGAGCTGGCGCGCGAGGTGCGTGAGCGGCACGAGACGCCGTACGGAGCCGCGCTCGAGATCGCCGAGACGATCGGCCGCGCCGTCGAGTACGTGCAGGGGGTCACGGGGGTGCAGACCACGGCGGCCGATGCGTGGAGCAAGAAGCACGGCGTCTGTCAGGACATCACGCACATCACGCTCGGCGCGCTGCGTTCGATCGGGATCCCCGCCCGGTACGTGTCCGGTTACCTGCACCCGAGACCGGATGCTCCGATCGGCGAGACGGTGACGGGCGAGTCGCACGCCTGGGTGGAGTGGTTCTCCGGTTCGTGGCACGGGTACGACCCCACGAACCTCATCGAGATCGGCGATCGTCACGTGCTCGTGGGTCGCGGCCGCGACTACCGCGACGTGGCCCCGCTGCGTGGGGTCTACGCCGGTCCGTTCACGTCGTCCCTCTTCGTCCGCGTGGAGATCACCCGCGAGTCCTGA